In one Deltaproteobacteria bacterium genomic region, the following are encoded:
- a CDS encoding GNAT family N-acetyltransferase, producing MCFLQVFRLPKRIEGQGVCLAARPRPLWRLLLTPLSQGRFTLEFVIRLQGGERVGQVEVRMDTQGLKQAEIGMEVDPAHRSQGLGRRALQLIESYLADTLGVETATVRVREDNSPSRAFAEQAGYRMAEHDPNGMIHFKKRIGNST from the coding sequence ATGTGTTTTCTACAGGTTTTTCGTTTGCCCAAACGCATCGAAGGGCAGGGGGTCTGTCTGGCGGCACGGCCCAGGCCTCTGTGGCGACTCCTGCTGACGCCGCTCTCCCAGGGCCGTTTCACGCTGGAATTCGTGATCCGGCTTCAAGGTGGCGAACGGGTGGGACAGGTGGAAGTGCGGATGGACACGCAGGGTTTGAAACAGGCGGAAATCGGCATGGAGGTGGATCCTGCACATCGAAGCCAAGGCTTGGGGAGGCGGGCTCTTCAACTCATTGAATCGTATCTTGCGGATACTTTGGGTGTGGAAACGGCCACGGTTCGTGTCCGGGAGGACAATTCTCCCAGCCGGGCCTTTGCTGAACAGGCCGGTTACAGGATGGCCGAGCACGATCCGAACGGCATGATCCATTTCAAGAAACGCATTGGAAACAGTACGTGA